A region of Pempheris klunzingeri isolate RE-2024b chromosome 15, fPemKlu1.hap1, whole genome shotgun sequence DNA encodes the following proteins:
- the LOC139214774 gene encoding carboxypeptidase N subunit 2 encodes MDKEWGLFLFLVLLLCQKSNTESQTSCPYRCQCFNAVQVLCADGGITSLPRNMSKQVKHFIIINSPVVYLFSHTLEESPQLTKLIFMDNALKSIHSQAFEHLTELQELEISGNALLQTLLLGTFSKQENLTELQLNFNGLKTVLPGMFDSLKQLETLKMKGNIISDLPAFLFLNLHNLRVLDLSINKLEAVKRETFSGLARLETLKINSNLIGNLTADTFHNMSQLIELHLQGNKISELPDDVFSVLTELKVLNLRGNLLTTFSDKLFGFKASNLKELNLKGNRLTELSPLSRLTSLTDLILSSNQLSELPGDVFRNLTALENLDLSENQLTSLPELIFMDLYGIKSIHLNKNNLSKVDANLFEDQVLIQQIYLSDNQLENLPRGLLDPFAIQHTMRLHGNPWRCDCHMWYLHDWVLRNSQDIEMLDRMLCESPSFLRRRPVVSIDKHQLVCRVPQDATPDLSGCSIETSLDTVIVKCKVDKCSPLTVKVQLQDDGGSIDALVFKKEPEYHQCGNETVTESPIE; translated from the coding sequence CCAAAAAAGCAACACAGAGTCACAAACCTCTTGTCCATACAGGTGCCAGTGTTTCAATGCAGTCCAAGTACTGTGTGCTGATGGAGGGATTACGTCTTTACCCAGGAACATGTCCAAGCAGGTCAAGCACTTCATTATAATTAATTCACCAGTGGTGTACCTGTTCAGCCACACTTTAGAGGAGAGCCCCCAACTCACCAAGCTTATCTTCATGGATAATGCACTGAAAAGTATTCACTCTCAGGCTTTTGAGcatctgactgagctgcaggaACTGGAGATCAGTGGGAACGCTTTGCTGCAGACTTTATTACTGGGGACTTTTTCAAAGCAGGAAAACCTGACTGAACTGCAGCTTAATTTCAACGGGTTAAAGACAGTGCTTCCTGGCATGTTTGATTCCCTCAAACAGTTAGAGACTCTGAAGATGAAGGGCAACATCATATCAGATCTGCCTGCCTTTCTTTTCCTTAATCTCCACAATCTGCGCGTCCTGGATTTGTCCATAAATAAGCTTGAAGCAGTGAAAAGGGAAACTTTTTCGGGCCTGGCAAGACTGGAGACCCTGAAAATTAACAGCAACCTCATCGGCAATCTCACTGCTGACACGTTCCACAATATGTCTCAGCTGATCGAGCTTCACTTGCAGGGGAATAAGATATCAGAGCTGCCCGATGATGTCTTCTCTGTGTTAACCGAACTGAAGGTGCTGAACCTCCGAGGAAATCTTCTTACAACCTTCAGCGATAAATTGTTTGGATTCAAGGCGTCAAATTTGAAGGAGCTGAACCTCAAAGGTAACAGACTGACTGAGCTGTCCCCTCTGAGCCGGTTGACATCTCTTACTGACCTCATCTTGTCCTCTAATCAGCTCTCTGAACTTCCTGGAGACGTTTTTAGAAACCTCACAGCCCTGGAGAATCTGGACCTGTCTGAAAACCAGCTCACCTCACTGCCTGAATTGATCTTTATGGATCTATATGGCATCAAGTCAATCCACCTAAACAAGAACAACTTGAGTAAAGTGGACGCCAACCTGTTTGAGGACCAGGTGCTCATTCAGCAGATCTACCTGTCTGACAACCAGCTGGAAAATCTCCCCCGTGGCCTTTTAGACCCTTTTGCCATCCAGCACACAATGAGACTGCACGGAAACCCCTGGAGATGTGACTGCCACATGTGGTATCTGCATGACTGGGTGCTGAGAAACAGCCAAGACATAGAGATGCTGGACAGGATGCTATGTGAGAGCCCGAGCTTTTTGAGGAGACGTCCAGTGGTCTCCATCGACAAGCATCAGCTGGTGTGTCGGGTGCCTCAAGATGCGACGCCTGATCTCAGCGGTTGTAGCATAGAAACTTCCCTGGACACTGTGATCGTCAAGTGTAAAGTGGATAAATGCTCTCCGCTGACCGTGAAGGTGCAGCTTCAGGATGATGGCGGCAGTATCGATGCGCTTGTGTTTAAAAAGGAGCCTGAATATCACCAATGTGGCAACGAGACAGTGACCGAGAGCCCCATTGAGTAG
- the LOC139214388 gene encoding transcription factor HES-1-B-like, translating to MPAGTLERTSPSSVAATPASGDSTPEKPRALSDSRKSSKPIMEKRRRARINESLGQLKTLIMDALKKDSSRHSKLEKADILEMTVKHLRNLQRLQMTAAVNTDPSVLGKYRAGFSECVGEVTRFLSTCEGVNTEVRTRLLSHLAACVTQINAVNFYTPHPGALGLGQTGTQIPAASAPQMPCKGGSAMHISPEAMKPYGGFQVVPTPDGQFAFLVPSAALVPLSAQNSHHMSPVAPPVTSDSVWRPW from the exons ATGCCAGCCGGTACTTTAGAGAGAACGTCTCCATCCTCTGTGGCTGCCACGCCGGCCAGCGGGGACTCCACACCGGAGAAGCCCCGCGCCCTGTCAGACAGCAGAAAG TCCTCCAAACCAATCATGGAGAAGCGGAGACGCGCGCGCATCAATGAGAGTCTGGGCCAGCTGAAGACCCTCATCATGGACGCACTGAAGAAAGAC AGCTCCAGACACTCCAAACTGGAGAAGGCGGACATCCTGGAGATGACTGTGAAGCACCTCAGGAACCTGCAGAGGCTTCAGATGACCG ctgctgTGAACACAGACCCATCCGTCCTGGGGAAATACAGAGCCGGGTTCAGTGAGTGTGTAGGGGAGGTCACCCGTTTCCTGTCCACGTGCGAAGGGGTGAACACCGAGGTGAGGACACGTCTCCTCAGCCACCTGGCGGCCTGCGTGACCCAAATCAACGCTGTGAATTTCTATACACCTCACCCAGGCGCACTGGGACTTGGACAGACCGGCACGCAGATCCCAGCTGCTTCAGCCCCACAGATGCCTTGCAAAGGCGGCTCTGCGATGCACATCTCCCCAGAAGCGATGAAGCCGTACGGTGGCTTCCAGGTTGTGCCGACACCGGATGGACAGTTTGCGTTTCTTGTTCCCAGCGCAGCTCTCGTGCCTCTGAGTGCACAAAACAGCCATCACATGTCACCTGTTGCACCTCCGGTCACCTCAGACTCTGTGTGGAGACCATGGTAG
- the LOC139214390 gene encoding polyamine-transporting ATPase 13A3-like, with the protein MKTKEATIINQDLEDEMEVWGYQPCLWKMVLVGVGAVCSGGLLLLLLYWLPEWGVKGTCTPTPLRDAHTLLLRTTDEFRQWFRAKVHVMSAPGRKPFDSLDLQSTAQLPNGDGDRGISAAHEEHHGKFAHKQHAKILCFTHHSTKYYWNDVMETFELYKGLEDVKVSCVSVHSDYSSGLSKTLQDYRLLFFGENEIAVRVPSLFKLLIKEVLNPFYIFQLFSVILWSAEDYYYYATAIVLMSVISIATSLYTIKKQYVMLHDMVSAHSVVRVSVCRGNKDVDQAMSTELVPGDVIIIPTNGMIMPCDAVLISGTCIVNESMLTGESVPVTKTSLPSSGEEAARSYNMEEHKRHTLFCGTHVIQTRFYAGELVKAVVVRTGFSTEKGQLVRSILYPKPTDFKLYRDAYLFLLCLVGVAGIGFIYTIVLSIMNKVPAKTIIIESLDIVTITVPPALPAAMTAGIVYAQQRLKRVGIFCISPQRINICGQLNLVCFDKTGTLTEDGLDLWGIQRAEDGSFSPPESDAAEESLVNTGFVVGMATCHSLTKIEGELSGDPLDLKMFSATGWVLEEPTEEETALHNPIMPTVVRPPKHTVPEANQNNPLTQNMELSELTSCEIGIVRQFPFSSALQRMSVVVRRLGEKHMDAYLKGAPEVVASLCKQHTVPQSFTETLETYTRQGFRVIALAHQQLESKLSWHKVQSLSRDLIETNMEFLGLIIMQNKIKEETAGVLRELRQANIRSLMVTGDNMLTAISVARDCGMIRAHEKVIIADAVPPKDSHPASITWQYTETPPQASKDNETVEINLEEGVYDKQVAQQEQNYHFAVSGRAFAVITEHFPELVQKLALRATVFARMAPDQKTQLVEVLQSIDYTVGMCGDGANDCGALKRAHSGISLSELEASVASPFTSSTANISCVPNLIREGRAALITSFCVFKFMALYSIIQYLSVTLLYSILSNLGDFQFLFIDIAIILVIAFTMSLNPAWKELVRRRPPSGLISGPLLCSVLTQILTCLVFQVLAFLLVRQQSWYETWTPQSDACNVSSSGLSHSLNATTPHDHKNIRNYENTTLFYVSSFQYLAVAIIFSKGKPFRQPSYKNWPFMLSCIALYTFLLLIMLYPVPAIDSFLEIVCVPHDWRVTLVIIVVVNAAVSFMLEILILDIILRRLVFGFKRGANRPTDPPSADTPQVANDRWASSFLSWLFCRKNKPPRVRYMHLALELQDDADWPPKPSTVTSASDPPPHISGHL; encoded by the exons ATGAAGACGAAAGAGGCGACGATTATAAACCAGGACCTGGAGGACGAGATG GAGGTGTGGGGGTACCAGCCCTGTCTGTGGAAGATGGTCCTGGTGGGTGTGGGTGCCGTGTGCTCGGGGggtctcctgctgctgctgctctactggCTGCCTGAGTGGGGCGTCAAGGGCACCTGCACACCCACCCCGCTGAGGGACgctcacacactgctgctcaggACCACG GATGAGTTCAGGCAGTGGTTTCGAGCCAAAGTGCACGTGATGTCGGCTCCGGGGAGGAAACCCTTCGACAGCTTGGACCTGCAGTCCACGGCTCAGCTGCCGAATGGAGACGGAGATCGTGGCATCAGCGCTGCGCACGAGGAGCATCATGGGAAGTTTGCTCACAAGCAGCATGCTAAG ATCCTCTGCTTCACCCACCACAGCACTAAATACTACTGGAATGATGTGATGGAGACATTTGAACTGTATAA AGGCTTGGAGGATGTGAAGGTGAGCTGTGTAAGCGTGCACTCTGACTACAGCTCCGGACTCTCTAAAACACTGCAGGACTACAG gttGTTGTTTTTCGGGGAGAATGAGATTGCTGTAAGGGTGCCCTCTCTATTCAAGCTCCTTATAAAGGAG GTCTTGAATCCTTTCTACATCTTCCAGCTCTTCAGTGTTATTCTGTGGAGTGCTGAGGACTACTACTATTATGCCACAGCCATAGTTTTAATGTCTGTCATTTCAATAGCTACCTCTCTGTATACCATTAAAAAG CAATATGTGATGCTGCATGACATGGTGTCAGCGCACAGCGTGGTCCGTGTTTCAGTGTGCAGAGGAAATAAAG ACGTCGATCAGGCCATGTCCACAGAGCTCGTGCCCGGCGATGTCATCATTATTCCAACCAACGGGATGATCATGCCGTGCGACGCCGTGCTCATCAGTGGAACCTGCATCGTAAACGAGAGCATGCTGACAG GAGAGAGCGTGCCGGTTACCAAGACAAGTCTGCCCAGCTCCGGCGAGGAGGCAGCCAGGAGCTACAACATGGAGGAGCACAAGAGACACACCTTATTCTGTGGAACACATGTTATCCAGACCCGCTTCTACGCCGGTGAACTGGTGAAGGCTGTTGTGGTCAGAACAG GCTTCAGTACAGAGAAAGGACAACTCGTGCGCTCCATCCTCTACCCCAAACCCACAGACTTCAAGCTGTACCGAGATGCATACCTGTTCCTGCTGTGTCTGGTGGGAGTGGCAGGGATCGGCTTCATCTACACCATCGTCCTCAGTATCATGAACAAG GTTCCAGCTAAAACCATCATCATTGAATCTCTAGACATCGTCACCATCACTGTGCCCCCGGCCTTACCGGCGGCCATGACAGCTGGTATCGTGTATGCGCAGCAGCGTCTCAAGCGGGTCGGCATCTTCTGCATCAGTCCTCAGAGGATCAACATATGCGGTCAACTTAACCTGGTTTGCTTTGACAAG ACTGGTACTCTGACTGAGGACGGTTTGGACCTGTGGGGTATTCAGAGAGCTGAGGATGGCAG CTTTTCTCCTCCAGAGTCTGATGCGGCTGAAGAGAGTCTGGTCAACACTGGGTTCGTGGTCGGCATGGCGACCTGCCACTCGCTGACCAAGATAGAGGGCGAGCTCTCCGGAGACCCTTTAGACCTCAAGATGTTCAGCGCTACGGGCTGG GTCCTCGAGGAGcccacagaggaagagactgCGCTCCACAATCCCATAATGCCCACAGTCGTGCGACCACCAAAGCACACCGTCCCTGAAGCCAATCAGAACAACCCACTGACTCAGAACATG GAGCTGTCGGAATTAACA TCCTGTGAGATTGGCATCGTGCGTCAGTTCCCCTTCTCCTCAGCCTTGCAGAGGATGAGTGTGGTGGTCCGGAGGTTGGGGGAAAAACACATGGACGCTTACTTGAAAGGAGCACCGGAGGTTGTAGCCAGCCTCTGCAAGCAGCACACAG TCCCACAGAGTTTCACAGAGACTCTGGAAACATACACCAGGCAGGGCTTCAGGGTTATTGCCCTGGCACATCAACAGCTAGAGTCCAAACTCTCCTGGCACAAAGTCCAGAGCCTTAGCAG GGACCTGATTGAAACCAACATGGAGTTCCTTGGTTTGATCATCAtgcagaacaaaataaaagaggagacTGCAGGGGTTTTGCGTGAATTGCGCCAAGCTAATATTCGCTCTTTGATGGTCACAG GGGACAACATGCTAACAGCGATATCAGTGGCTCGGGATTGTGGGATGATCCGTGCGCATGAGAAGGTCATCATAGCAGATGCTGTGCCTCCTAAGGATTCCCACCCTGCCAGCATCACGTGGCAGTACACCGAAACCCCCCCTCAGGCCAGCAAGGACAATGAG ACTGTGGAGATAAACCTGGAGGAGGGGGTGTATGACAAGCAGGTCGCTCAGCAGGAACAGAACTATCACTTCGCAGTGAGCGGCAGAGCCTTCGCCGTCATCACTGAGCACTTCCCTGAACTCGTCCAAAAG CTCGCGCTCAGAGCCACAGTGTTTGCCCGCATGGCTCCGGACCAGAAGACCCAGCTGGTGGAAGTCCTGCAAAGCATCGA CTACACTGTTGGGATGTGTGGCGACGGCGCTAATGACTGTGGA gctCTGAAGAGAGCTCACAGTGGGATCTCTCTGTCTGAACTGGAGGCTTCTGTGGCTTctcccttcacctcctccaccgCAAACATCTCCTGCGTCCCCAATCTTATCAG GGAGGGCCGAGCCGCCCTCATAACATCATTCTGCGTGTTCAAGTTCATGGCtctctacagcatcatccagtaCCTCAGTGTCACGCTGCTCTACTCG ATTCTCAGCAACTTGGGAGACTTCCAGTTCCTCTTTATCGACATCGCCATCATCCTCGTCATTGCCTTCACAA TGAGTCTGAACCCGGCGTGGAAAGAGCTGGTGAGGCGCCGCCCGCCGTCCGGTCTGATCTCCGGCCCGCTGCTCTGCTCAGTTCTGACCCAGATCCTCACCTGCCTGGTCTTCCAGGTCCTGGCGTTCCTCTTAGTGCGACAGCAGAGCTGGTATGAGACATGGACGCCTCAGTCAGA CGCCTGTAATGTTTCCAGCTCCGGTCTCTCGCACAGCCTGAACGCGACAACCCCTCACGACCACAAAAACATCAGGAACTACGAGAACACCACCCTCTTCTACGTCTCCTCCTTCCAGTATTTGGCTGTAGCCATCATTTTCTCCAAGGGAAAGCCCTTCAGACAGCCAAGCTACAAGAACT GGCCGTTCATGCTGTCCTGCATTGCTCTGTACacgttcctcctcctcatcatgctgtacCCTGTCCCCGCCATCGACAGCTTCCTGGAG ATCGTGTGTGTTCCCCATGACTGGCGCGTTACACTGGTCATCATTGTCGTAGTGAATGCGGCTGTGTCTTTCATGCTGGAG ATTTTGATCCTTGACATCATCTTGCGGAGGCTAGTTTTTGGATTCAAACGGGGGGCAAATCGCCCCACAGACCCCCCCTCTGCTGACACACCTCAG GTGGCCAATGACCGCTGGGCCTCGTCCTTCCTCTCCTGGCTGTTCTGTCGCAAAAACAAGCCGCCAAGGGTGCGCTACATGCACCTGGCCCTGGAGCTGCAGGACGACGCCGACTGGCCCCCCAAACCCTCCACTGTCACCTCCGCCAGCGACCCACCGCCCCACATCTCTGGCCACCTCTGA